GATCGCGGCGACATCGTCAAACGCTCGCATCCCTTCGAGGGCATCATCCCCAACCTCGAACGCCGCTACCGCGAAACCGAGTCGGCCAGCGTGCGCGAGGAGCTGGCCAAGTTCCTCAGCACCCAACCCTGCCCCGATTGCCGTGGCACCCGCCTGCGCCGTGAGGCAAGGCATGTCTGGGTCGGCGAGAAGACTCTGCCGGCAGTGACCGGCCTGCCGGTCGGCGATGCCTGCGATTACGTCGCCAACCTGCACCTGACCGGCCGCCGCGGCGAGATCGCCGAGAAAATCCTCAAGGAAATCCGCGAGCGTCTGCAGTTCCTGGTCAACGTCGGCCTCGATTATCTGACCCTGGATCGCAGCGCCGACACCCTGTCCGGCGGCGAAGCGCAGCGCATCCGCCTGGCCAGCCAGATCGGCGCCGGCCTGGTGGGCGTGATGTACATCCTCGATGAACCGTCCATCGGCCTGCACCAGCGCGACAACGAGCGCCTGCTCGGCACCCTCAACCACCTGCGCAACCTGGGCAATACGGTGATCGTCGTCGAACACGATGAGGACGCCATCCGCATGGCCGATTACGTGGTCGATATCGGCCCGGGTGCTGGTGTACATGGCGGCCGCATCGTCGCCGAAGGCACGCCGGACGAGGTGATGAATCACCCCGACTCGCTGACCGGCAAATACCTGTCCGGCCGTGAGAAGATCCGCTATCCGGCGCAGCGCACCCCGCGTGACAAGAAGAAACTGCTCAAGCTCAAGGGCGCACGGGGCAACAACCTGCGCAATGTCGATCTGGAAATTCCAGTGGGCCTGCTCACCTGCGTCACCGGGGTTTCCGGTTCGGGCAAGTCGACGCTGATCAACAACACCCTGTTCCCGCTCACCGCCACCGAGCTGAACGGCGCCACCACCCTGGAAGCGGCGCCGCACGACTCCTTCGACGGCCTGCAGCATCTGGACAAGGTGGTCGATATCGACCAGAGCCCGATTGGCCGCACACCGCGCTCCAACCCGGCCACCTACACTGGTCTGTTCACACCGATCCGCGAGCTGTTCGCCGGCGTGCCGGAATCGCGCTCGCGCGGTTATGGCCCGGGCCGTTTCAGCTTCAACGTCAAGGGCGGGCGCTGCGAGGCGTGCCAGGGCGACGGCGTGATCAAGGTGGAGATGCACTTCCTGCCGGACATCTACGTGCCGTGCGACGTGTGCAAGGGCAAGCGCTACAACCGCGAAACCCTGGAAGTGAAGTACAAGGGCAAGAGCATCACCGAGGTGCTCGACATGACCATCGAGGAAGCCCGCGCCTTCTTCGACGCCGTGCCGGCCATCGCGCGCAAGCTGCAGACGCTGATGGACGTCGGCCTGTCCTATATCAAGCTGGGGCAGAGCGCGACCACCCTGTCCGGCGGCGAGGCGCAGCGGGTCAAGCTGAGTCGCGAGCTGAGCAAGCGCGATACTGGCAAGACCCTGTACATCCTCGACGAGCCAACCACCGGTCTGCACTTCGCCGATATCCAGCAACTGCTCGACGTGCTGCACCGCCTGCGCGACCACGGCAATACCGTGGTGGTGATCGAGCACAACCTGGACGTGATCAAGACCGCCGACTGGCTGGTGGATCTCGGCCCCGAGGGCGGCTCCAAGGGCGGCATGATCATCGCCACCGGCACACCGGAAGAGGTGGCCGCCAACCCGGCCTCGCATACCGGGCACTTCCTCAAGCCGCTGCTGGAAAGAGATAGAGCTTGAGGCTACAGGCTACAGGCTACAGGCAGAGCATGGACGCCTGCAGCCTGAGGCCTAAAGCCTGCAGCCCAAAGACTTACATCTGGCTTTGCAGGTACTTCTCCAGCCCCAGCTTGTCGATTAGCTGCAGCTGAATCTCCAGCCAATAGGCGTGGTCTTCCTCGGTATCCTTGAGCTGTGCCAGGAGGATGTCGCGAGTCTGGTAATCCTGATGCTTCTCGCACAGTTCGATACCCTTGCTCAGGGCCGCGCGCACTTCGTACTCCAGCGCCAGATCCAGCTTCAGCGCCTCAGGCACGGTCTGCCCGAAGGAGAAGGCGTTGGGCACCATATCCGGCACACCCTCGAGGAAGATGATGCGCTTGAGCAGCGCGTCGGCGTGCTGGGTTTCCTCTTCCATCTCGTGGTTGATGCGCTCGTAGAGCTTGCTGAAACCCCAGTCCTCATACAGCCGCGAATGGATGAAATACTGGTCACGAGCGGCCAGCTCACCTTTGAGCAGATGCTTGAGATAGTCGACGACTTCGGTATGGCCTTTCATGCCGGGCATTCCTTGTAGCATTCATGAACAAGTGGCAATGCTCCGCCTGACGCGGGGTTCGGTCAAGCAAAAGCACAACGCCTCCACGAGGGAGGCGTTGCGTTACCGCTCAGTGAAGCGTCAGGCCAGATCGAAACGATCCAGGTTCATCACCTTGGTCCAGGCCGCGACGAAGTCCTTGATGAACTTCTGCTGGCCGCCGTCCTGGGCATACACCTCGGCATAGGCGCGCAGCAGCGAGTTGGAACCGAACACCAGGTCGGCACGGCTGGCCGTGTACTTCTTCGCCCCGGTCTTGCGCTCCAGCACATCGAAGCCCGCGCCACTGGGTTTCCACTCCAGGCCCATGCTCAGCACATTGACGAAGAAGTCATTGCTCAGCACGCCCACCTTGTCGGTGAACACACCCCGCAGGCTGCCATCCCAGTTGGCGCCCAGCACACGCAGGCCACCGAGCAGCGCGGTCATCTCCGGCGCTGTCAGCGTCAGCTGCTGAGCCTTGTCGATCAGCAGCACCTCGTCGCCGATACCGACACCATCGGCCTTCCAGTTACGGAAGCCATCGGCCGGGCCACGCAGGTATTCAACGCTGTGCACGTCGGTCTGCTCCTGCGAGGCATCGACGCGACCAGCGGCGAACGGCACCTCGATCGACGTACCGGCAGCACTGGCGGCCTGCTCGACGCCGAGATTACCGGCCAGGACGATCAGGTCGGCCAGAGACAGGCGAGTCGAAGCCTGGATGCCCTCGATCTTGGCCAGCGCGGCAACCGCGATCTTGTTCACCGCCCAGCCGCGCTGCGGTTGCAGCGCCAGGCGCGCACCGTTGGCACCGCCGCGCTTGTCGCCGCCCCGGAAGGTGGCCGCCGAGGCCCAAGCCAGGGAAACCAGTTCGGATACGCTCAGGCCCAGCGCCGCGATCTTAGCTTTGGCATCGGCGATGTCGGCAGCGGACGGCAGCGGGCCGGCTGGCGGCAGCGGGTCTTGCCAGATCAGGTCTTCCTTCGGCACTTCCGGGCCGAGGTAACGAGCCTTCGGCCCCATGTCGCGGTGGGTCAGCTTGAACCAAGCGCGGGCGAAGGCTTCGCTGAACGCCTGCGGGTCGTTGAGGAAACGCCGCGAGATTTTCTCGAAGGCCGGATCGAAACGCAGGGTCAGGTCGGTGGTGAGCATGGTCGGCTTGTGCTTGACCGCCGGATCGAAAGGATCGGGCATGATCTCCGGGGCATCCTTGGCTACCCACTGGATCGCGCCGGCCGGCGACCTGACTTGCTCCCATTCGTACTGGAACAGGTTCTCGAAGAAGTAGTTGCTCCACTGGGTCGGCGTTTGCGTCCAGGTGACTTCGATCCCCGAGGTGATGGCGTCCTTACCCTTGCCACTGCCATGGCCGCTGAACCAGCCCAGGCCCTGCTGCTCGATGGGAGCGGCTTCCGGGTCGGGGCCGATCTTGTCGCCCGGCACCGCGCCGTGCGTCTTGCCCAGGGTGTGACCACCGGCGATCAGGGCGACGATTTCCTCGTCGTCCATCGCCATGTTGCCGAAGGTGGCACGGATGAACGGCGCCGCCGACAGCGGATCGCCACTGGCTTCCGGGCCTTCCGGGTTGACGTAGATCAGGCCCATTTCGGTGGCCGACAGCGGGCTGTCTTTCAGCGCCTCGCTATGACGGTGCTTGAGCCATTCCTTTTCCGTGCCCCAGTTGACGTCGTTATCCGGCTCCCAGGTGTCCGCGCGCCCGGCAGCGAAGCCGAAGGTACGGAAACCCGAAGACTCCAGGGCAACGTTGCCGGCCAGCATGAACAGGTCGGCCCAGCTGATCTTCTGTCCATACTTCTGCTTCACCGGCCACAGCAGGCGACGAGCCTTGTCCAGGTTGGCGTTGTCCGGCCAGGCGCCCAGCGGCGCAAAACGCTGCTGACCACGTCCCGCACCACCCCGGCCATCGACCAGACGGTACGTGCCGGCGCCATGCCAGGCCATGCGGATGAACAGACCGACGTAGCTGCCCCAGTCGGCCGGCCACCAGTCCTGCGAATCGGTGAGTACCTTGCGGATGTCGCCCTTGAGGGCGGAATAGTCGATCTTCTTAAATTCGTCGGCGTAGTTGAATGTCTCGCCCAGCGGGTTGGAGCGCTCAGAATGCTGGTTCAGCAGATCCACACGCAACTGATTCGGCCACCAATCCAGATTGGTCGTCCCCTGGCCTGCGACATGAAACGGGCATTTACCTGTGTTCGACATGCTTCTCTCCTTCTCCTCATCGTGTCGGTTCCAATGGCTGTGGCCGACAATGAAAGGAGAGTAGTCCTGCACTTACGAAAGAGCCAATATATGAAACACAACGACAAGATAGTCATTTTCTTTCGATAGACGCCCGGACGCGTCCAAACCGAGCACCACCGCAACAGGAGAAAAGCCAGGATTTTTCCGCCGCAAAAACAAACGCCCCAACACTGTTGGGGCGTTTGTCGTTGCCTTGACCTGAACTGGCTGCTTGACGCAAGCCGGCTCGGTGTAGGGAACAGAGACTTACTCGGCAGCTTCTACCGAACCGCCGACCGGACGGTCGACCAGTTCAACGTAAGCCATCGGAGCGTTGTCGCCAGCGCGGAAGCCGCACTTGAGGATGCGCAGGTAGCCGCCGTTACGGGTGGCGTAGCGCTTGCCCAGATCGTTGAACAGTTTGCCAACGATGGCTTTCGAACGGGTACGGTCGAAGGCCAGACGACGGTTAGCAACGCTGTCTTCCTTGGCCAGGGTGATCAGCGGCTCGGCAACGCGACGCAGTTCCTTGGCTTTCGGCAGGGTAGTTTTGATCAGCTCGTGCTCGAACAGCGAGACCGCCATGTTCTGGAACATGGCCTTGCGGTGAGCGCTGGTGCGGCTAAGGTGACGGCCACTTTTACGATGACGCATGGTTCAATTCCTTACCAAACTTGTTCGTTCGGTGATGATGACGATCAGGCAGTAGCCTTATCGTCTTTCTTCAGACTTGCCGGCGGCCAGTTGTCGAGGCGCATACCGAGGGACAGACCGCGAGAAGCCAGAACATCCTTGATTTCGGTCAGGGATTTCTTGCCCAGGTTCGGGGTTTTGAGCAGCTCTACTTCAGTGCGCTGAATCAGGTCACCGATGTAGTAGATGTTCTCTGCCTTGAGGCAGTTGGCCGAACGTACGGTCAGTTCCAGGTCATCAACAGGGCGCAGCAGGATCGGATCGATCTCGTCTTCCTGCTCGACCACCACAGGCTCACTGTCACCTTTGAGGTCGACGAACGCGGCCAACTGCTGCTGCAGAATGGTCGCGGCACGACGGATAGCCTCTTCAGGGTCCAGAGTACCGTTGGTTTCCAAGTCGATAACCAGTTTGTCCAGGTTGGTGCGCTGCTCGACACGGGCGTTTTCCACCACGTAAGCAACCCGACGCACAGGGCTGAACGAAGCATCCAGCTGCAAGCGACCAATGCTGCGGCTTTCATCTTCGTCGCTCTGACGCGCGTCAGCCGGCTCATAGCCGCGACCACGAGCTACGGTCAGCTTCATGTTCAGCGCGCCATTGGAGGCCAGGTTGGCGATTACGTGGTCGCCATTGACGATTTCGACATCGTGATCCAGCTGAATATCGGCAGCGGTAACTACGCCCGGGCCCTTTTTAGCCAGAGTCAGGGTCACTTCGTCACGGCCGTGCAGCTTGATAGCCAGACCTTTCAGGTTGAGCAGGATCTCAATGACATCTTCCTGCACACCTTCGATCGCGGAGTACTCATGGAGTACGCCATCGATCTCGGCCTCGACTACTGCACAGCCAGGCATGGAGGACAACAGGATGCGACGCAGCGCGTTGCCCAGGGTATGGCCAAAGCCACGCTCGAGAGGCTCGAGGGTGATCTTGGCGCGGGTCGAACTGACCTCCTGCACATCAATGTGACGGGGGGTCAGGAACTCATTTACCGAAATCTGCATGGATGCACCTATTTTCTAGCCCTTACTTGGAGTAGAGCTCGACAATCAGGCTCTCGTTGATGTCAGCGGACAGATCGCCACGAGCCGGTACGTTCTTGAACACACCAGACTTCTTCTCGGCGTCTACTTCTACCCACTCAACACGGCCACGTTGGGCGCAGAGCTCGAGAGCCTGAGCGATGCGCAGCTGATTGCGCGATTTCTCGCGAACAGCAACGACGTCGCCAGCCTTAACTTGGTAGGACGGTACGTTTACGGTCTGACCGTTGACGCTGATCGCTTTGTGCGAAACCAGCTGACGGGACTCGGCACGAGTAGCGCCAAAACCCATACGGTAAACCACGTTGTCCAGACGGCACTCCAGCAGTTGCAGTAGATTCTCGCCGGTGGCGCCTTTCTGGCTGGCAGCTTGCTTGTAGTAACCGCTGAATTGACGCTCCAGTACGCCGTAGATACGACGAACTTTTTGCTTCTCACGCAGCTGGGTGCCGTAGTCGGACTGACGGCCACGGCGCTGGCCGTGGATACCCGGAGCTGCTTCGATGTTGCACTTAGATTCAAGCGCGCGAACACCACTCTTCAGGAAGAGATCGGTGCCTTCACGACGAGACAGTTTGCATTTGGGACCAATGTAACGAGCCATTTCTCACTGTCTCCTGATTACACGCGACGCTTCTTCGGCGGACGGCACCCGTTGTGCGGGATTGGCGTCACGTCGGTGATGCTGGCGATTTTGTAGCCGCAGGCGTTCAGAGCACGCACGGCGGATTCGCGACCCGGACCTGGACCTTTGACGTTGACGTCGAGGTTCTTCAGACCGTATTCCAGTGCAGCCTGACCAGCACGCTCAGCGGCGATCTGGGCAGCGAATGGAGTGGACTTACGCGAGCCGCGGAAACCCGAACCACCGGAGGTAGCCCAGGACAGGGCGTTACCCTGACGGTCGGTAATGGTCACGATAGTGTTGTTGAAAGACGCATGGATGTGGGCGATGCCATCAACCACTGTCTTTTTGACTTTTTTACGAGTACGAGCAGCAGGTTTTGCCATGACTAAATTCCTGTCGATTCGCGAATGCGATTACTTGCGGATCGGCTTACGCGGGCCCTTACGGGTGCGAGCGTTGGTCTTGGTACGCT
The genomic region above belongs to Pseudomonas sediminis and contains:
- the uvrA gene encoding excinuclease ABC subunit UvrA: MDKILIRGARTHNLKNIDLTLPRDKLIVITGLSGSGKSSLAFDTLYAEGQRRYVESLSAYARQFLSMMEKPDVDTIEGLSPAISIEQKSTSHNPRSTVGTITEIYDYLRLLYARAGIPRCPDHDVPLEAQTVSQMVDQVLALPEGRKLMLLAPVIRERKGEHLSVFEELRAQGFVRARVNGKLFELDELPKLDKQKKHSIDVVVDRFKVREDLQQRLAESFETALGLADGIALIAPMDDEPGEEIIFSARFACPHCGHSISELEPKLFSFNNPAGACPTCDGLGVKQFFDGKRLVNGELTLAEGAIRGWDRRNVYYFQMLGSLAAHYGFSLEEPFDELATEHQKAILSGSGTQSVDFKYLNDRGDIVKRSHPFEGIIPNLERRYRETESASVREELAKFLSTQPCPDCRGTRLRREARHVWVGEKTLPAVTGLPVGDACDYVANLHLTGRRGEIAEKILKEIRERLQFLVNVGLDYLTLDRSADTLSGGEAQRIRLASQIGAGLVGVMYILDEPSIGLHQRDNERLLGTLNHLRNLGNTVIVVEHDEDAIRMADYVVDIGPGAGVHGGRIVAEGTPDEVMNHPDSLTGKYLSGREKIRYPAQRTPRDKKKLLKLKGARGNNLRNVDLEIPVGLLTCVTGVSGSGKSTLINNTLFPLTATELNGATTLEAAPHDSFDGLQHLDKVVDIDQSPIGRTPRSNPATYTGLFTPIRELFAGVPESRSRGYGPGRFSFNVKGGRCEACQGDGVIKVEMHFLPDIYVPCDVCKGKRYNRETLEVKYKGKSITEVLDMTIEEARAFFDAVPAIARKLQTLMDVGLSYIKLGQSATTLSGGEAQRVKLSRELSKRDTGKTLYILDEPTTGLHFADIQQLLDVLHRLRDHGNTVVVIEHNLDVIKTADWLVDLGPEGGSKGGMIIATGTPEEVAANPASHTGHFLKPLLERDRA
- the rpsK gene encoding 30S ribosomal protein S11, with amino-acid sequence MAKPAARTRKKVKKTVVDGIAHIHASFNNTIVTITDRQGNALSWATSGGSGFRGSRKSTPFAAQIAAERAGQAALEYGLKNLDVNVKGPGPGRESAVRALNACGYKIASITDVTPIPHNGCRPPKKRRV
- the katG gene encoding catalase/peroxidase HPI, whose product is MSNTGKCPFHVAGQGTTNLDWWPNQLRVDLLNQHSERSNPLGETFNYADEFKKIDYSALKGDIRKVLTDSQDWWPADWGSYVGLFIRMAWHGAGTYRLVDGRGGAGRGQQRFAPLGAWPDNANLDKARRLLWPVKQKYGQKISWADLFMLAGNVALESSGFRTFGFAAGRADTWEPDNDVNWGTEKEWLKHRHSEALKDSPLSATEMGLIYVNPEGPEASGDPLSAAPFIRATFGNMAMDDEEIVALIAGGHTLGKTHGAVPGDKIGPDPEAAPIEQQGLGWFSGHGSGKGKDAITSGIEVTWTQTPTQWSNYFFENLFQYEWEQVRSPAGAIQWVAKDAPEIMPDPFDPAVKHKPTMLTTDLTLRFDPAFEKISRRFLNDPQAFSEAFARAWFKLTHRDMGPKARYLGPEVPKEDLIWQDPLPPAGPLPSAADIADAKAKIAALGLSVSELVSLAWASAATFRGGDKRGGANGARLALQPQRGWAVNKIAVAALAKIEGIQASTRLSLADLIVLAGNLGVEQAASAAGTSIEVPFAAGRVDASQEQTDVHSVEYLRGPADGFRNWKADGVGIGDEVLLIDKAQQLTLTAPEMTALLGGLRVLGANWDGSLRGVFTDKVGVLSNDFFVNVLSMGLEWKPSGAGFDVLERKTGAKKYTASRADLVFGSNSLLRAYAEVYAQDGGQQKFIKDFVAAWTKVMNLDRFDLA
- the bfr gene encoding bacterioferritin, with protein sequence MKGHTEVVDYLKHLLKGELAARDQYFIHSRLYEDWGFSKLYERINHEMEEETQHADALLKRIIFLEGVPDMVPNAFSFGQTVPEALKLDLALEYEVRAALSKGIELCEKHQDYQTRDILLAQLKDTEEDHAYWLEIQLQLIDKLGLEKYLQSQM
- the rpsD gene encoding 30S ribosomal protein S4, which codes for MARYIGPKCKLSRREGTDLFLKSGVRALESKCNIEAAPGIHGQRRGRQSDYGTQLREKQKVRRIYGVLERQFSGYYKQAASQKGATGENLLQLLECRLDNVVYRMGFGATRAESRQLVSHKAISVNGQTVNVPSYQVKAGDVVAVREKSRNQLRIAQALELCAQRGRVEWVEVDAEKKSGVFKNVPARGDLSADINESLIVELYSK
- the rplQ gene encoding 50S ribosomal protein L17 gives rise to the protein MRHRKSGRHLSRTSAHRKAMFQNMAVSLFEHELIKTTLPKAKELRRVAEPLITLAKEDSVANRRLAFDRTRSKAIVGKLFNDLGKRYATRNGGYLRILKCGFRAGDNAPMAYVELVDRPVGGSVEAAE
- a CDS encoding DNA-directed RNA polymerase subunit alpha, with product MQISVNEFLTPRHIDVQEVSSTRAKITLEPLERGFGHTLGNALRRILLSSMPGCAVVEAEIDGVLHEYSAIEGVQEDVIEILLNLKGLAIKLHGRDEVTLTLAKKGPGVVTAADIQLDHDVEIVNGDHVIANLASNGALNMKLTVARGRGYEPADARQSDEDESRSIGRLQLDASFSPVRRVAYVVENARVEQRTNLDKLVIDLETNGTLDPEEAIRRAATILQQQLAAFVDLKGDSEPVVVEQEDEIDPILLRPVDDLELTVRSANCLKAENIYYIGDLIQRTEVELLKTPNLGKKSLTEIKDVLASRGLSLGMRLDNWPPASLKKDDKATA